The genomic DNA GACGCTGCTCGGCTCGCGCCGGGACAGGTCGATACCGAGCTCCTCCGCCGCGCGGAAGACGTCCTCGTCCGTGTCACGCATCTCGATGGACATGCCGTCCGAGGAGAGCACCTCCACGTTGAGGCAGAGCGACTGCATTTCCTTGATGAGCACCTTGAAGGACTCGGGGATGCCCGGCTCGGGGATGTTCTCGCCCTTGACGATGGCCTCGTAGACCTTCACGCGGCCGGTCACGTCGTCGGACTTGATCGTCAGCAGCTCCTGGAGGGCGTAAGCGGCGCCGTATGCCTCCAGCGCCCACACCTCCATCTCACCGAAGCGCTGTCCACCGAACTGAGCCTTACCACCCAGCGGCTGCTGGGTGATCATGGAGTACGGGCCCGTCGACCGAGCGTGCAGCTTGTCGTCGACGAGGTGGTGGAGCTTGAGGATGTACATGTACCCGACCGAAACCGGGTCCGGGAACGGCTCGCCGGAGCGGCCGTCGAACAGCTGGGCCTTGCCGGAGGGCTGCACCAGGCGGTCGCCGTCGCGGTTCGGGATCGTGGCCTCGAAGAGACCGGAGATCTCGTCCTCGCGCGCACCGTCGAAGACGGGCGTGGCGACGTTGGTGCCGGGGGCGACCTGGTCGGCGCCGATGGCCTGCAGGCGCTTGGCCCACTCGTCACCGAGGCCGGAGACGTCCCAGCCGCGGCTGGCGAGCCAGCCGAGGTGGATCTCCAGGACCTGTCCCGGGTTCATTCGGGACGGGACACCCAGCGGGTTGAGGATGATGTCGACCGGGGTGCCGTCCTCCAGGAACGGCATGTCCTCGATCGGGAGGATCTTCGAGATGACGCCCTTGTTGCCGTGACGGCCGGCGAGCTTGTCACCATCGGTGATCTTGCGCTTCTGCGCGACGTAGACGCGGACCAGCTGGTTCACGCCCGGCGGCAGCTCGTCGCCCTCTTCGCGGTCGAAGACGCGGACGCCGATGACCTTGCCGATCTCGCCGTGCGGGACCTTCAGCGAGGTGTCGCGCACCTCGCGCGCCTTCTCACCGAAGATCGCGCGGAGCAGGCGCTCCTCGGGGGTCAGCTCGGTCTCACCCTTGGGCGTGACCTTGCCGACGAGGATGTCACCGGCGACGACCTCGGCACCGATACGGATGATGCCGCGCTCGTCGAGGTCGGCGAGGACCTCTTCGGAGACGTTCGGGATGTCCCGGGTGATCTCCTCCGGGCCGAGCTTGGTGTCACGGGCGTCGACCTCGTGCTCCTCGATGTGGATCGAGGAGAGGACGTCGTCCTGCACGAGGCGCTGCGACAGGATGATCGCGTCCTCGTAGTTGTGACCCTCCCACGGCATGAATGCCACGAGCAGGTTCTTGCCGAGCGCCATCTCACCGTTCTCGGTGGCCGGTCCGTCGGCGAGGACCTGGCCCTCGATGACCCGGTCGCCCTCGGAGACGACGACCTTCTGGTTGACCGAGGTGCCCTGGTTGGAGCGCGAGAACTTGGCGATGCGGTACGTCGTGTACGTGCCGTCGTCGTTGGTGACGGTGATGTAGTCCGCGGAGACCTCCTGGACGACACCGTCCTTCTCGGCCTTCAGGACGTCACCGGCGTCGGTGGCGCAGCGGTACTCCATGCCCGTGCCGACGAGCGGGGCCTCCGACTTAATCAGCGGCACCGCCTGACGCATCATGTTCGCGCCCATGAGGGCACGGTTGGCGTCGTCGTGCTCCAGGAAGGGGATCATCGCGGTGGCGACGGACACCATCTGGCGCGGCGAGACGTCCATGTAGTCGACGTCGTCGCCCGGGATGTAGTCGACCTCTCCGCCACGACGGCGGACCAGGACGCGGGGCTCGGTGAACCGCATGTCCTCGGAGAGCGTCGCGTTCGCCTGGGCGATCACGAAGCGGTCTTCCTCGTCGGCGGTGATGTAGTCGACCTCGTCGGTGACCTGACCGTCGACGACCTTGCGGTACGGCGTCTCGATGAAGCCGAACGCGTTGACACGTCCGTACGAGGCGAGCGAACCGATCAGACCGATGTTCGGGCCTTCAGGGGTCTCGATCGGGCACATGCGTCCGTAGTGGGACGGGTGCACGTCACGGACCTCGAAGCCGGCCCGCTCACGGGAGAGACCACCCGGGCCAAGAGCCGACAGACGGCGCTTGTGGGTGAGACCCGACAGCGGGTTGTTCTGGTCCATGAACTGCGACAGCTGGCTGGTGCCGAAGAACTCCTTGATGGAGGCGACGACCGGCCGGATGTTGATCAGGGTCTGCGGCGTGATCGCCTCGACGTCCTGAGTCGTCATGCGCTCACGCACGACGCGCTCCATACGGGCCAGACCCGTACGGACCTGGTTCTGGATGAGCTCGCCGACGTTACGCAGACGACGGTTGCCGAAGTGGTCGATGTCGTCGGTCTCGACGACGATCGAACGACCGGACTCACCGACCGTCTCGGTCTCCCCGGCGTGCAGCTTGACCAGGTACTTGATGGTCGCGATGACGTCGTCGGAGGTGAGTACGCCGGCGTCCAGCGGCTCTTCGGCGCCGAGCTTCTTGTTCACCTTGTAGCGGCCGACCTTCGCGAGGTCGTAGCGCTTCGGGTTGAAGTAGAGGTTCTCGAGCAGCGTCTGAGCAGCCTCGCGGGTGGGCGGCTCGCCCGGGCGCAGCTTGCGGTAGATGTCGAGCAGCGCGTCGTCCTGGCCCTGGGTGTGGTCCTTCTCCAGGGTGGCGCGCATGGACTCGTACTCGCCGAACTCCTCGAGGATCTGCTCGGTGGTCCAACCGAGAGCCTTCAGGAGGACGGTGACGGACTGCTTGCGCTTGCGGTCGATACGGACACCGACCATGTCGCGCTTGTCGATCTCCATCTCCAGCCAGGCACCCCGGGACGGGATGATCTTGGCGGAGAAGATGTCCTTGTCGGACGTCTTGTCGATCGAGGAGTCGAAGTAGACACCCGGCGAGCGCACGAGCTGCGACACGACGACACGCTCGGTGCCGTTGATGACGAAGGTGCCCTTGTTGGTCATGAGCGGGAAGTCGCCCATGAAGACCGTCTGAGACTTGATCTCGCCGGTCTCGTTGTTTGTGAACTCGGCCGTGACGAAGAGCGGGGCGGCGAACGTGAAGTCGCGCTCCTTGCACTCGTCGATCGAGTTCTTCGGGGGCTCGAAGCGGTGGTCGCGGAACGTAAGCGACATCGACCCGGAGAAGTCCTCAATCGGTGAAATCTCCTCGAAGATCTCCTCCAGGCCGGACTTGGTGGGGACGTCTTGTCCACTGTCCAGAGCAGCCTCGACGCGAGCCTTCCAGGCGGCATTGCCGAGGAGCCAGTCAAAGCTCTCGGTCTGCAGCGCGAGGAGGTTCGGAACCTCGAGGGGCTCCTTGATCTTTGCAAAAGAGATGCGCAGCGGGGCGGTGCTGGCACCGTTGTTCGTATTCGCGGTCGAGGCGTTGCGCGAGGCGGCCAAGAGGGGGTCCTTCCGAGGGCTCGGACTCACTACGCGCGTACCGGTCCCAAGTTGGACACGGTGACGAATTCCCAGGTCAGGGACGATCGATCATCGGTGTTCAAGCATTGGGCATGCCCCTGGTGACGGGCAGGAGGCAGCTAACAGGCAGCGCAAAGGGTCAGTGTAGCCAAACGGCACACTGATGTCCAGTCCGGGTTCTCAGAGACCCTCGAAGCTCGCAACAGCTGTTCTCAACACCTATGAATCGCCCTCGCGCGGATGCGCTCTTCTTTACTGCCCTCTTCGCCCACGATCCATGCATCGGATCCGGATCGAGTGACGACGCGTCCTGAGAATTGCGCGCCGCGTGCGGTTCGTCAAGGCCCCCCTGCGGGAGAGAGCCCCGAGACCCTCGTCCGCCGCCCCTCGGCACCGGCCGCAAGCCCCCTTCGGAGGCGTACGGCGAAGATCACCCTACTCGTCAGCCACGGAAGAGCAAGACGAGCGCCTCGGGTACGCCGAAGGGCGACCACCCGGATGGGTGATCGCCCTTCGCGATGTGACGTCCGTGCCGTGCGGCACGAGCAGTCCAGACGAGTCAGATGACTCGCAGGGTCACTTGACCTCGACCGAGGCGCCAGCGGCCTTGAGGGACTCGGCAGCCTTCTCGGCGGCCTCCTTCGCGACCTTCTCGAGGACCGGCTTCGGGGTGCCGTCGACGAGGTCCTTGGCCTCCTTCAGACCCAGGGAGGTCAGCTCACGCACGACCTTGATGACCTGGATCTTCTTCTCGCCGGCGCCGGTGAGGATGACGTCGAACTCGTCCTGCTCCTCGACGGCCTCGGCGGCGGCAGCGGCGCCACCGGCGGCGGCAACGGCGACCGGAGCGGCAGCCTTGACGTCGAACTTCTCCTCGAACGCCTTGACGAACTCGGAGAGCTCGATGAGGGTCAGGGTCTCGAACTGCTCGAGCAGCTCGTCCTGGGACAGCTTCGCCATGATGGCGTCCTTCCACTAAGTCGGCAGGTGCCGGGTGTATATGAAGGCGGGCGTACGGGCCCGCTGCGAGCCGTGGAGCGGAGTGTTACTCCGCCACCTCGGCGTCGGCGGGAGCCGGCGTACCGGCACCGCCCTGCTCGACCTTGGCGCGAAGGGCGTCCGCAGTGCGGACGAACTCCGACAGAGGGGCCTGGAAAGTCGCCGCGGCCTTGGCCATCGACGCCTTGATTCCACCGGCCACCTTGGCGAGCAGAACCTCGCGGGACTCGAGGTCCGCAAGCTTCTTGATCTCATCGGCGGACAGCGCCTTACCGTCAAGGACACCGCCCTTGATGATGAGGTTCGGGTTGTCCTTGGCGAAGTCACGAAGACCCTTCGCCGACTCCACCGGGTCACCGGTGACGAAGGCAACCGCCGTCGGGCCTGCGAACAGGTCGTCCAGCGTGTCGATCCCGGCCTCGTTGGCCGCAATCTTGGTCAGCGTGTTCTTCACCACGGCGTACTGGGCGTTCTCACCGAGCGAACGGCGCAGCTGCTTGAGCTGTGCCACGGTGAGACCCCGGTACTCGGTCAGCACAGCGGCGTTCGAGCTGCGGAACTGGTCCGCGAGCTCGGCTACCGCGGCAGCCTTGTCGGGCCTTGCCATGAGCGTCGGCCTCCTTCCGGGTGATGAGGACCGCTCAGAAGGGGCCGGGAAAGACGAAACGCCCCGGCACAAGTGCCAGGGCGCAGCTCGACCGGACATAAGTCCGGGAGCGTTCCACAGTCACCTGCGCAGGTCGTCCGCACTCAACGGATCCTTCGGTCACTGCCCCCTCTTGCGAGAGCGCAGCAACGACCAGCGGTCTTTGGCTTCTGTAGGAGAGTACGCGACCGGGGTCGCGCCGAGCAAATCCGTCCCGGTTCGGGCGGTGCGGGAGGTTTAAGACGCGCCCGCGGCGCTGCCCTGCTGCTGCTCCAGAAGCTTCTGGAAGTCCACGGTGTCGGAGGCCGGGGGCTCCTCGACCGCGACGTCGGTGCCGTAGTCGCTGTAGAACACCGTGGAGTTCAGCTCGCCGGTCTTCATCCGGCCGTGCTCGGTCTTCTTCACCAGCAGCTCGTCCTTGTCGACCCAGATGTCGACCTTCTCCGTCGCGATACCGGCGTCGCTCAGCTGCTTCTTGAGCTCGGCGAGCTGATCGGCGTCGACGGCGGAGTTCTTGGTGCTCAGCTCGGCGACGTCGACCGTGCCGGAGTAATGCGTCGTGGCGACGCCCCGTACGTCCTCCTGGCCGACCTTCTTCACGTCTCCCGAGGCCAGCAGAGCCTGTACTCCCTGGCCGGGGGTGCTGCTCTGCAGCTGGTCCTTCATCACCTCGCCGGAGGCGCCCGCCAGCCGGGCCAGGTCGTCGTAGGAGTAACGGATCCAGTGCTTGCCGCCCGCCTGCCTGGCGAACGCCTCGCCCATGTTGGCGACGTACCCGTCCTTGAAGTAGCGGGCCTGCATCGTGCCGTCGCCGCCGGACTGCTTCAGGGCATCACCCATGGTGCCGCCGGTGTACGTGATCTCCATGGTGCCGGTCATGCCGTCGGACCAGTCCATGGCGCCGGTCTGTTTCATGGACATCGTCGTGCCCATCACCGTGGTGCCCTCGATCCTGGCCGAGCTGGCACCACTGGTCTTCTTCTGCACACTGCGCAGCGCCGCGATCGGGTCGGCCCTGACGGCGCCACCGGCGCCGCTGCCGGTGTCGTCGCTTCCCCCGCAGGCCGCCACCGATGTCAGCGCCGCCAGCACCGCAGCCGACAGGCACACGCGTCGCACGGTCATCGTCGTCATCGTCTTCTCCACCCTCGCTCCGTACGGTCGTCCCACGCCGACGCACGGCGCGGACAGCCACTGCTGCGTACGAGAACGAGGACGGGCCCCGCACCTCGAAAGGTTGCGGGGCCCGCTCAAGTCACACGAGACGCGGCTTTCGTACGAGCGCGGAGGCTCAGACGGCGGCCGGGTCCTCCTCGACGAGGAGGTTACGGGTGCGGTTGGCGTCCAGCGGGATGCCGGGGCCCATCGTGGTGGCCAGGGTGGCCTTCTTGATGTAGCGGCCCTTGGCGGCGGACGGCTTCAGACGGAGGATCTCCTCCAGCGCCGCGGCGTAGTTCTCGACCAGCTTCGTGTCATCGAAAGAGACCTTGCCGATGATGAAGTGCAGGTTCGAGTGCTTGTCGACGCGGAACTCGATCTTGCCGCCCTTGATGTCGTTGACAGCCTTCACGACGTCGGGGGTGACGGTGCCGGTCTTCGGGTTCGGCATCAGACCACGCGGACCGAGCACGCGGCCGAGGCGGCCGACCTTGCCCATGAGGTCCGGAGTGGCGACGACGGCGTCGAAGTCCAGACGACCCTTCGCCACCTCGTCGATGAGCTCGTCGGCGCCGACGATGTCGGCGCCCGCGGCTTCCGCGGCCGCAGCACGGTCACCGGTCGCGAAGACCAGGACCCGGGCGGTCTTGCCGGTGCCGTGCGGGAGGTTCACGGTGCCACGGACCATCTGGTCGGCCTTGCGCGGGTCTACACCCAGGCAGAACGCGACCTCGACGGTGCCGTCGAACTTGGTGCTGGCGGTGTCCTTGGCGAGACGGACGGCCTCGAGGGGGGCGTAGTTGCGCTCCCGGTCGATCTTGGCGTCCGCAGCGCGGAGGTTCTTGCTGCGCTTCACTGCTGCTCCTGTGGTTTCAAGTGTGGAGGCGTGGTGCGGGCCAGCGCTTGGCCCTACCACTGAGGGACTACGGGGCTGATCAGCCCTCGACCGTGATGCCCATGGAACGGGCGGTGCCGGCGATGATCTTCGACGCGGCGTCCAGGTCGTTGGCGTTCAGGTCGGGCAGCTTGACCGTGGCGATCTCGCGGACCTGGGCGCTCGTGAGCTTCGCGACCTTGGTCTTGTGCGGCTCGCCGGAGCCCTTGTCCACACCTGCGGCCTTGAGGATGAGCTTGGCAGCCGGCGGGGTCTTCGTCACGAAGGTGAAGGAGCGGTCTTCGTAGACCGTGATCTCCACCGGCACGACCATGCCACGCTGCGACTCGGTCGCGGCGTTGTAGGCCTTGCAGAACTCCATGATGTTGACGCCGTGCTGGCCGAGCGCGGGGCCGACCGGCGGGGCCGGGTTGGCCGCACCGGCGTTGATCTGGAGCTTGATAAGCCCCGTGACCTTCTTCTTCTTGGGAGGCATTGCTCTCTCCGGGTCCTAGTGAGAGTTTTTCGCCGTCATCCGGATCATCCGGATGCAGGCATACCGCACAACGATAACGGGTATAGCTGCGCGACCAAAAACCGAGCAGGTCAGACAGGCTCTAGAGCCTGTCTGACCTGCTCGGTAGGCATGTGTCCAGAAGTCGGCGAAAACCGTCAGTTCTTCTGGATCTGGTCGAAGCTGAGCTCGACCGGGGTCTCGCGACCGAAGATCTCGACGAGGCCCTTGACCTTCTTCGAGTCGGCGTTGATCTCGTTGATCGTCGCCTGCAGCGTCGCGAACGGACCGTCGGTGACGGTGACCGAGTCGCCCACCTCGAAGTCCAGCACCTGGACCTCGACCTTGCGGGACGGAACCGGCTTGCCCTCGGCCTCGGCGGCCTCGCGGGCAGCCTTCTCCTCGGCCTCCGGGGCGAGCATCTTGACGATCTCGTCCAGGGTCAGCGGGTACGGGTCGTAGGCGTTGCCCACGAAGCCGGTGACACCGGGAGTGTTGCGCACGACGCCCCAGGACTCGTTCGTCAGGTCCATGCGCACCAGGACGTAACCCGGGAGCTTGTTCTGACGGACGTTCTTGCGCTCGCCGTTCTTGATCTGGACGATCTCTTCCTCGGGCACTTCGGCCTGGTAGATGAAGTCCTCGACGTTGAGCGAGACGGCGCGCTGCTCCAGGTTGGCCTTCACACGCTTCTCGTAACCGGCGTACGTGTGGATGACGTACCACTCGCCGGGGAGGCCCCGGAGCTCGTCACGCAGAGCGGTGACGGCATCGACCGGAGCGGCCGGCTCGGCCTCTTCCTCGGTCTCGTCGTCGCCCTCGGCGGCCTCGTCCTCGCCGGACTCCTCGTCGGAGTCGGCCGCAGCGGCCTCGTCCTCGACGTCCACGGCGGCCTGCTCGGCGGGCTCTCCCGCGGCGTCGGCGTCGGCAGCTTCGGCCTGGTCCGGCTCCACAGCGTCAGCCGCCTCGACGATCTCGGCCTCGGCCTCGGCGGACTCGAAGGCGCCCGCCGTCGGCTCGACGGCGTCGTTCAGGTTCGGGTCAGACACGGTGGCTGCTTCTTCCTGGATACAAATGGGTGGAACATGCGAAAGGGGCGCCCATGAGGCGCCCTCCGCGGGATCAGCCGAAGACGTACTTGATGGCCCGCTGGAATCCGAAGTCAATCACGGTCACAAGACCAATCATGACGACCACGAAAACAATCACCACGGACGTGTACGTCGTCAGCTGGTTACGAGTCGGCCAGACAACCTTGCGCAACTCGGCGACGATCTGGCGGTAGAAAAGCGCGAGACGACCCATGGGGCCCTTCTTTCCGCGCTTGCCGCCCTTCCGAGTCCTCTTCTTGGACTCGGGTACTTCATCCTCAGCATCAGGCATGTCGATGGAGCCCACGGCGTCCGTCACGCTTCTCACCTGATTCCGGGTCATGGCCGTGCCGCGCCCGGTGGAGCCGCACGGCGGTGCATTGAAGTACGTACATGCGCACACATCCTGGCGAAGGAGTGTGTAGCAGGGCCGGAGGGACTTGAACCCCCAACCGCTGGTTTTGGAGACCAGTGCTCTACCAATTGAGCTACGACCCTTTGTGGTTTCCACCAACCTACCGCATCTCCCCCGATGCTCCGGGTGCAGGAACGGTGCGGCTGGTGAAGGCCAACGACAGGTGAGTGTACGTGCTCAGCGGCCCGGCGTCGAACAGATAGCTCCGGACAACTCCTGTCCGGTTCTTGTCCGCATGCTGTCCGGGTGCTGTCCGGTCCCTGAAACCGCTGTGCCGACCGGGATTGCGGTCTGCGAGCATGGGGCGCATGAGCGCTGCAACTTCTCCCTCCGAGCGCCGGGTCTCCGCCCGCATCGGTGCAATCTCCGAGTCCGCCACTCTGGCCGTCGACGCCAAGGCCAAGGCCCTCAAGGCCGCCGGCCGTCCGGTGATCGGCTTCGGTGCCGGTGAGCCCGACTTCCCGACCCCCGGCTACATCGTCGACGCCGCGGTCGAGGCCTGCCGCAACCCGAAGTACCACCGCTACACCCCGGCGGGCGGGCTCCCCGAGCTCAAGGCCGCCATTGCAGAGAAGACGCTGCGCGACTCCGGGTACCAGGTCGACGCCTCCCAGATCCTGGTGACCAACGGCGGCAAGCAGGCCATCTACGAGGCGTTCGCCGCGATCCTCGACCCGGGCGACGAGGTCATCGTCCCGGCGCCGTACTGGACCACCTACCCCGAGTCGATCCGTCTCGCCGGCGGTGTCCCGGTGGAGGTCGTGGCCGACGAGACCACCGGCTACCGGGTCTCCGTCGAGCAACTGGAGGCGGCACGCACCGAGCGCACGAAGGTCGTCCTCTTCGTCTCGCCGTCGAACCCGACCGGTGCGGTGTACAGCGAGGCGGACGCCAAGGCGATCGGTGAGTGGGCCGTCGAGCACGGCCTGTGGGTGCTCACCGACGAGATCTACGAGCACCTGGTCTACGGCACCGCGAAGTTCACCTCGCTGCCCGCGCTCGTGCCCGCCCTGCGCGACAAGTGCATCGTGGTCAACGGTGTCGCCAAGACGTACGCGATGACCGGCTGGCGTGTGGGCTGGCTCATCGGCCCCAAGGACGTCGTCAAGGCCGCGACCAACCTGCAGTCGCACGCCACGTCCAACGTCTCCAATGTCGCCCAGGTCGCCGCGCTGGCCGCCGTCTCGGGCAACCTGGACGCGGTCGCCGAGATGCGGACCGCCTTCGACCGCCGCCGCCGGACCATCGTGCGGATGCTCAACGAGATCGACGGCGTGCTGTGCCCGGAGCCCGAGGGCGCGTTCTACGCGTACCCGTCGGTGAAGGCGCTGCTCGGCAAGGAGATCCGCGGCAAGCGCCCGGCCACCTCGGTCGAGCTGGCGGCGCTGATCCTGGACGAGGCCGAGGTCGCGGTCGTTCCGGGCGAGGCCTTCGGCACGCCGGGCTACCTGCGGCTGTCCTACGCGCTGGGCGACGAGGACCTCGTCGAGGGCGTGTCGCGGCTCCAGAAGCTGCTGGGCGAGGCGAAGGACTGACCTCCGCGCCCTTCCGCTCAGGTGCCCCCCGGCCGACGCCGGGGGGCACCTTCTTTGTGCGCTTTCGATCAAGCGGTCGCACGAGCTTGCGTTC from Streptomyces sp. NBC_01707 includes the following:
- the rpoB gene encoding DNA-directed RNA polymerase subunit beta — protein: MAASRNASTANTNNGASTAPLRISFAKIKEPLEVPNLLALQTESFDWLLGNAAWKARVEAALDSGQDVPTKSGLEEIFEEISPIEDFSGSMSLTFRDHRFEPPKNSIDECKERDFTFAAPLFVTAEFTNNETGEIKSQTVFMGDFPLMTNKGTFVINGTERVVVSQLVRSPGVYFDSSIDKTSDKDIFSAKIIPSRGAWLEMEIDKRDMVGVRIDRKRKQSVTVLLKALGWTTEQILEEFGEYESMRATLEKDHTQGQDDALLDIYRKLRPGEPPTREAAQTLLENLYFNPKRYDLAKVGRYKVNKKLGAEEPLDAGVLTSDDVIATIKYLVKLHAGETETVGESGRSIVVETDDIDHFGNRRLRNVGELIQNQVRTGLARMERVVRERMTTQDVEAITPQTLINIRPVVASIKEFFGTSQLSQFMDQNNPLSGLTHKRRLSALGPGGLSRERAGFEVRDVHPSHYGRMCPIETPEGPNIGLIGSLASYGRVNAFGFIETPYRKVVDGQVTDEVDYITADEEDRFVIAQANATLSEDMRFTEPRVLVRRRGGEVDYIPGDDVDYMDVSPRQMVSVATAMIPFLEHDDANRALMGANMMRQAVPLIKSEAPLVGTGMEYRCATDAGDVLKAEKDGVVQEVSADYITVTNDDGTYTTYRIAKFSRSNQGTSVNQKVVVSEGDRVIEGQVLADGPATENGEMALGKNLLVAFMPWEGHNYEDAIILSQRLVQDDVLSSIHIEEHEVDARDTKLGPEEITRDIPNVSEEVLADLDERGIIRIGAEVVAGDILVGKVTPKGETELTPEERLLRAIFGEKAREVRDTSLKVPHGEIGKVIGVRVFDREEGDELPPGVNQLVRVYVAQKRKITDGDKLAGRHGNKGVISKILPIEDMPFLEDGTPVDIILNPLGVPSRMNPGQVLEIHLGWLASRGWDVSGLGDEWAKRLQAIGADQVAPGTNVATPVFDGAREDEISGLFEATIPNRDGDRLVQPSGKAQLFDGRSGEPFPDPVSVGYMYILKLHHLVDDKLHARSTGPYSMITQQPLGGKAQFGGQRFGEMEVWALEAYGAAYALQELLTIKSDDVTGRVKVYEAIVKGENIPEPGIPESFKVLIKEMQSLCLNVEVLSSDGMSIEMRDTDEDVFRAAEELGIDLSRREPSSVEEV
- the rplL gene encoding 50S ribosomal protein L7/L12, coding for MAKLSQDELLEQFETLTLIELSEFVKAFEEKFDVKAAAPVAVAAAGGAAAAAEAVEEQDEFDVILTGAGEKKIQVIKVVRELTSLGLKEAKDLVDGTPKPVLEKVAKEAAEKAAESLKAAGASVEVK
- the rplJ gene encoding 50S ribosomal protein L10 translates to MARPDKAAAVAELADQFRSSNAAVLTEYRGLTVAQLKQLRRSLGENAQYAVVKNTLTKIAANEAGIDTLDDLFAGPTAVAFVTGDPVESAKGLRDFAKDNPNLIIKGGVLDGKALSADEIKKLADLESREVLLAKVAGGIKASMAKAAATFQAPLSEFVRTADALRAKVEQGGAGTPAPADAEVAE
- the rplA gene encoding 50S ribosomal protein L1 translates to MKRSKNLRAADAKIDRERNYAPLEAVRLAKDTASTKFDGTVEVAFCLGVDPRKADQMVRGTVNLPHGTGKTARVLVFATGDRAAAAEAAGADIVGADELIDEVAKGRLDFDAVVATPDLMGKVGRLGRVLGPRGLMPNPKTGTVTPDVVKAVNDIKGGKIEFRVDKHSNLHFIIGKVSFDDTKLVENYAAALEEILRLKPSAAKGRYIKKATLATTMGPGIPLDANRTRNLLVEEDPAAV
- the rplK gene encoding 50S ribosomal protein L11, translating into MPPKKKKVTGLIKLQINAGAANPAPPVGPALGQHGVNIMEFCKAYNAATESQRGMVVPVEITVYEDRSFTFVTKTPPAAKLILKAAGVDKGSGEPHKTKVAKLTSAQVREIATVKLPDLNANDLDAASKIIAGTARSMGITVEG
- the nusG gene encoding transcription termination/antitermination protein NusG → MSDPNLNDAVEPTAGAFESAEAEAEIVEAADAVEPDQAEAADADAAGEPAEQAAVDVEDEAAAADSDEESGEDEAAEGDDETEEEAEPAAPVDAVTALRDELRGLPGEWYVIHTYAGYEKRVKANLEQRAVSLNVEDFIYQAEVPEEEIVQIKNGERKNVRQNKLPGYVLVRMDLTNESWGVVRNTPGVTGFVGNAYDPYPLTLDEIVKMLAPEAEEKAAREAAEAEGKPVPSRKVEVQVLDFEVGDSVTVTDGPFATLQATINEINADSKKVKGLVEIFGRETPVELSFDQIQKN
- the secE gene encoding preprotein translocase subunit SecE, which translates into the protein MTDAVGSIDMPDAEDEVPESKKRTRKGGKRGKKGPMGRLALFYRQIVAELRKVVWPTRNQLTTYTSVVIVFVVVMIGLVTVIDFGFQRAIKYVFG
- a CDS encoding pyridoxal phosphate-dependent aminotransferase, which translates into the protein MSAATSPSERRVSARIGAISESATLAVDAKAKALKAAGRPVIGFGAGEPDFPTPGYIVDAAVEACRNPKYHRYTPAGGLPELKAAIAEKTLRDSGYQVDASQILVTNGGKQAIYEAFAAILDPGDEVIVPAPYWTTYPESIRLAGGVPVEVVADETTGYRVSVEQLEAARTERTKVVLFVSPSNPTGAVYSEADAKAIGEWAVEHGLWVLTDEIYEHLVYGTAKFTSLPALVPALRDKCIVVNGVAKTYAMTGWRVGWLIGPKDVVKAATNLQSHATSNVSNVAQVAALAAVSGNLDAVAEMRTAFDRRRRTIVRMLNEIDGVLCPEPEGAFYAYPSVKALLGKEIRGKRPATSVELAALILDEAEVAVVPGEAFGTPGYLRLSYALGDEDLVEGVSRLQKLLGEAKD